The DNA window AAGCGCATGAAGGCGAAGGTCATCCTGCTCGCCCACTTCGGCCGTCCGAAGGGCGAGAAGAAGCCCGAGGACAGCCTGAAGCCCGTGGTCGGCCCGCTCGCCAAGGCGATCGGCAAGCCCGTCGCCTTCGCCGAGGACTGCATCGGCGCCACGGCCAAGGCCGCCATCGACATGCTGGCGCCGGGCGAGATCCTGCTGCTGGAAAACACCCGCTTCTACAAGGGCGAGGAAAAGAACGACCCGGCCTTCGTCGCGGCGCTTGCCGAACTTGGCGACGCCTACGTCAACGACGCCTTTTCCGCCGCCCACCGCGCCCACGCCTCGACCGAGGGCCTTGCCCGCCACCTGCCCGCCTATGCCGGCCGCACCATGCAGGCCGAACTGGAGGCGCTGGAGGCCGCGCTCGGCAACCCGAAGCGCCCCGTGGTCGCCATCGTCGGCGGCGCCAAGGTGTCGAGCAAGATCGACGTCCTCGAAAACCTCTGCGCCCGTGTCGATGCGCTGATCATCGGCGGCGGCATGGCCAACACCTTCCTCGCCGCCGAGGATATCGGCGTCGGCAAGTCGCTTTGCGAACATGACCTCGCCGACACGGCGCGGCGGATCATGGAAAAGGCCGAAAAGGCCGGCTGCGCCATCGTGTTGCCGGTCGACGCGACCGTCGCCTGGCACTTTGCCGCCGGCACGCCGAGCCAGAACTATGGCCTCGACGCCATTCCGCCGGACGGCATGATCCTCGACGTCGGCCCCCAGTCGATCGAGCGCATCCACGCCGTTATCGACGACGCGCATACGCTGCTCTGGAACGGCCCGCTCGGCGCCTTCGAGATCGAGCCCTTCGACCGGGCGACCGTTGCCGCAGCCAAGCACGCGGCCGACCGCACGCGGCACGGCAAGCTCGTCTCGGTGGCCGGCGGCGGCGACACCGTCGCGGCGCTCAACCACGCGGGCGTTGCCGGCGACTTCTCCTATGTCTCAACGGCTGGCGGCGCCTTCCTGGAATGGATGGAAGGCAAGGAACTGCCCGGCGTCGCGGCGCTGATGAACTGACGCCATCCCGGGAAAGGCCTGCCCGCGCGAATGCGGGGGCGGGAATCAGCTTCCGGGACGTGTCGCCCTCATGACGACGGCCCGCAGCCTTGCCGCGATTTTGAAAAATGCGGAAAGGCTGCTGGTAAACCAAAGACGCAACTACGGTTGGACGGTGACAAGCGGCAGCTATTACACTTCTGCCATGTTGGGCTGATATCCGGTCGGTCGGCGAATCGGACAAAGACCAGTCGCAATCGCCGCGTCCAAGGACCAACCGTTGATGCCGTTTGACCAGTCGCCGGAAATCGCTGAAATCGATGAAATGAACGCGGAAGAACGCCCTCGCGGCGGACGGCTGTCGGATATCCTGCGCACGCTGGCCGACGACGACACCCAGGCACGGATATCGCTGGCCGATCTTGTCGACGCCCTGAGGCACAGGGCGCACGGCGCGCTGCTGTTCATTTTTGCCGTGCCCAACGTCCTGCCGACGCCGCCCGGCACGTCGGCGATCCTCGGTGCGCCGCTGATCTTTCTTGCCTTCCAGCTCGCCCTCAGCCGCAAGCCGTGGCTGCCGAAGATCATCGCCAACCGGTCCATGGCAAGGAGCGATTTCTCCCGGATCGTGGAACGGGTGCTGCCCTGGCTCGCCCGCGCCGAGCGCCTGCTGAAGCCGCGTCTGACGCCGATCGTCTATCCGCCGGGGCAGAATATCATCGGCGCGGTCTGCTTCCTCCTGTCCATCATCCTCTTCCTGCCGATCCCGCTCGGAAACATCTTCCCCGCGCTCGCGATCTGCATCCTCGCGCTCGGGCTTCTGGAACGCGACGGCGTCTGGGTCCTGGCAGGCTGGCTCGCGGCGGCAAGCTCCACGGTCGTGGTCTCGGGCGTCGTCTACGCTCTCGCCAAGAGCGCGCTCTTCGTGATTTCCGGCGCCTTCGGATAAGAGCGGGACTCGGGCGGGCGTCGATGTCCCGCCATTCCGGCCTCTCTCCATAAATCGGCAGCTCACACGTTCGCTGCGTGCCTGCGCACGTGAGGTGCGCGCGATAAATCGGCGTAGGCGATCAATCGAGCGTGAAAATCAATTTGCCCCATCATGATGCAAGCCCAATAATGCGGCACATCATCACCCGCGCGTAATCGTCGCCACGGTCCGAAGAACCGCACAGGTGTCGTTTCGCCTTCTTTCGCCATGCCGAATCCACGGCGTGAGGGCTGCCCTCATATCCGCGAGCGCCGGGCGATTCCTCTTTTGAAGAGTGACTCCAGAAAGGAAATAGCGTGAGCAAGGATCGAATGGACGTCCGGCGGAAAGCAGAAGCGAAGCCCTTTTTCCTGGCGGCCCTGGCGCTTCCCTTCGCTCTTGCCTCTGGCGGCGTGGCGAATGCTGCCGACAGCTGCGAATTCTTCAAGGGCAAGACCGTCGAGATGGTCGTGCCCTTTTCGGCTGGCGGCGGTTTTGACACGTACGGGCGAATGGTCGCCAAGTTCATGGGCGACCAACTTGGTGCCGCCAATATGATCGTGCGCAACCAGCCGGGAGCCGGCGGCCTTCTCGCGACCAACCAGACATGGGCCACCAAGCCTGACGGGCTCACGATCCAGCTCATTGCCATCAGCGGCATGGTGGCCGCCGAACTCGGCGGTGCCGACGGCGTGCTTTTCAAGACCAACGAGTTTTCCTGGATCGGTCGCATTTCCGGTGAGCCCGACGTCATCACCACCGCCCCGGACGGCGGCATCAAGACAGGCGAGGATGTCCGGGCGATCGCGGCCGAGCGTAAAGTCCGCGTCGGCTCGACCGGCCTCGGATCGCCGCAATATATCGGCTCGCAACTCCTGGCGATGTTCATGGACGACGGCCGTGTGATCACCGGCTTCAGCGGCTCGCAGGAGGTCTATACATCGCTCCAGCGTGGCGAACTCGACCTGTTCGTGTCTTCGCTCAGCGCCGCCGAGGCTGCTGAAAAGGCGGAGACCGGCCGCGTCTTGTGGATTTTCGGCACCGAGGGGCTGCCCGAGCGCCCGAATGTGCCTCCGCTGTCCTCCGCTGTCGACGCGAAATTCGAAAGGCTCATTCAGGTTCAGGCCGACATCACCTCGGCCGGACGTGCGCTCGCCGGACCGCCGGGCATGGACAAGGATCGGCTCCAGTGCCTGCGCGACGCCTTTGACCGAACGATGGCAAGCGACGAATTGAAAGCAGAGGCAAAGATGCTGAACCGCCCGATCGAACCGCTCGCCGGCTCGCAACTCGCAGCCCTGATCGGCGGCGCCATGAGCGAGCCTCCGCCGGAATACCTCAAGGTGCTTCGCTCGTCCTTCAACAAGTAGGCCCTCCGGCGCATCCGGTAGAGCCGAAGCGGGGCGAAGCCCCCCGCAGCAAGCCTTGTCGTGGAGGCTGACCGGCGAGAGGTCGAGGCAGGTCGGCTTTCAGACCACGCCTCGCGGACTTCGGCTTCTTGCCTGGCCTCCTCCGAAAACCGGGAGGCATGGAAAGAAGCCATTTCAATGCTGAGTGTTCTCCCCTGGGGCGCCGTCTTCGGACGGCGCCATTTTTTTGTTCTCGGCAGGCAAGGCATTCTCGACGGACCAACGCCGAAACAAAAAAATCCCGGGTGAAACCACCCGGGATTTAAAGAAGCGCATGGTCAGGTGGAAGCAATCAGCCTCCGAACAGACCGCCGAACTTCGACTTGAAGCGCGACACGCGGCCGCCGCGGTCCATGAGCTGCTGCGAGCCGCCCGTCCAGGCCGGATGCGAGGTCGGGTCGATGTCGAGGTTGAGCGTGTCGCCCTCGGCGCCGTAGGTCGAGCGCGTCTCGAACGTCGTGCCGTTCGTCATCACCACCTTGATGGTGTGGTAGTCGGGATGAATACCGTCCTTCATCGTCCTAATTCCTCAAAGCCTGCCAAGGAAGGCCGCTGTCTTTCGCGCCGCCTTGGCTTCAGCCGCCCAAGTCAGACGTTTCCGAGGAAAGCGCCGGAATGCCGGGTCGGCCCACGATTTCGGGTGAGTCCTCCGAAACACAAAAGCGAGCCCCTCGCCTTCCGGCAAGGCCCGCATTCCGTCGAAGCGACTGAAGTTTGGGCGCTCTATAGCGCAGCGGGGCAAAAGAGGCAAGGGAGAGAACGAGGCATTCGCTCCGCCACGTGACGGCGGGACGCCTGACGTTCGGATGACGTATCATGACCGAGAGATAAACACCCGCGTGATTCTGACGCCGCCTCAATTCCTTCCCAGTTATCAGGGATGAGCGCTCTGTCGCTCGCGGCGCTGTCCGTGATCCGAAATCGACAGAATCCTGAACCGGCAAAGGGGCATCCGGCGTGCTGATCGACCAAATCTACATGATCACTCTGGTCGGCGCCGGCCTCATCATCGTTTCCGCGATATCCAGCCTGCTCGCCTCTCGCCTTGGCGCGCCCCTGCTGCTGCTGCTCCTGTGCATCGGCCTGCTCGCCGGCGAAGACGGCATGGGCATCCTGTTCGACAATGGCGGCGCGGCCTATTTCATCGGCTCGCTTGCCCTTGCGGTGATCCTGTTCGACAGCGGCTTCGGCACGTCGATCAACAGTTTCAAGCTGGCGGCCATGCCCGCCCTGACGCTCGCCACGCTCGGCGTGCTGCTGACGACCGGCCTCGTGGCCCTCGCCGCGCACTGGCTCTTCGGCCTGGACGCCATCGAGTCGCTGCTGATGGGCGCCATCGTCAGCTCCACCGACGCGGCCGCCGTCTTCTTCCTGCTGCGGGTCGGCGGCGTCACCATGCGCGACAGGGTACGCTCCACCCTCGAGGTCGAATCGGGCTCCAACGACCCGATGGCGATCTTCCTCACCCTGACGCTGACATCGCTCGCCGCCATGCCGGACATGGCCTCCGGCAGCATGGCCACCGCCCTCCTGATCGGTTTCATCCGCCAGATGGGTCTCGGCCTCATCGGCGGCTTCGTCGGCGGCATGCTGATCCTGACCATCGTCAACCGGCTGACGCTGGAGCGCGGCCTCTACCCGATCATCGTGCTCGCCTGCGCCATCTTCCTCTTCTCCCTCGTCGGGGCCATCGGCGGCAGCGGCTTCCTCGCCGTCTATGTCGCCGGCCTCTACGCCGGCAACCGCCACGTCCGCGCCAAGGCGACGCTCGTCCGCTTTCAGGAGGGCACGACCTGGCTTGCCCAGATGATCATGTTCCTGGTGCTGGGGCTGCTGGCCACCCCCTCGCAGTTTCCCGCCATCGCCCTGCCCGCGATCGCGATCGCGCTGTTCCTGATTTTCGTCGCCCGCCCGATCGCCGTCTGGCTCTGCCTGCTGCCGCAGTCCTTCTCCGGCCGGGAGACCGCCTTCGTCGCCTGGGTCGGCCTGCGCGGCGCCGTCTCGATCCTGCTGGCGATCCTGCCGGTGATCGGCGGCGTGCACAACGGCATGCTCTTCTTCAACACCACCTTCATCGTGGTGCTGACCTCGCTGCTGCTTCAGGGCTGGACGGTGAACCCGCTGGCCCGCTGGCTCGGCCTCGTCCTGCCGCCCAAGATCGGCCCGATCGAGAAGGTGGAACTGGAACTGCCCGGCACCGCCAACCACGAACTCCTAGCCTACAGGGTCGTGCCCGACAGTCCGGTGACGCGCGGCTCGCGCCTGCCACGCTGGGCACGGCCCTCCCTCGTCATCCGCGACGGCAAGTCGATGCGCTACCAGTATGCCGGCCGGCTGCAGCCGGGCGACTACGTCTATCTCTTCATTTCGCCGCGGCTTCCCCCGCTGCTCGACCGGCTCTTCGCCAGTCCCGCCATCGTCTCGCAGGACGACGCGGAATTCTTCGGCGAGTTCAGCATCGAACCGGACAAGACCATGGGCGACCTCGACGCGATCTATGCGGTCGGGATCGAGGAGAAGACTGCCAGCCTGTCCATCGTGGACTACATGACCGACCGCCTCGGCGGCCATGCGGAGGCCGGCGATCGCATGGCCGTCGGCCCCATCGAACTGATCGTGCGCGATTGCGACGAGGCCGGACGCATCGCCGCGGTGGGCCTGTCCTGCGCGCCCGAGACGCCGCGCGTCGTCAAGTTGAAGACCGATGTCATGCACCGGCTCTTCCGCCAGTTTGCCCGCTTTTCCGCAACACGAGACGGCGAAAAGTCCTAGGTCGCCGCATCGCCGGGTCGGCCTCCTGCCGGCCCCACCACCATTGCGGGACCGGATGGAGCGATAGTCGACGGCAAGGTTGACCGTCGAATAGGATTGGCCCGGTTCAGTTGCTGTATTGGTCGGCGAGGCGCTGGTATTCCTGGCATTCCTCGGTCGCGTCGGCTCCGTCGCCCTCCAGTTCCTCGCAGGTGAGCGCGGTCATCGATTTCATGCAGGCGACCGCCGGATCGTAAAGGGCATGGAAGCGGGCGACCGTCGAGAAATTCTGGTTGATCCCCACGCACATCATCTCGAGGCCCTGCATGATCTGGGCCTTCATGGCCTCGGTCATGCCCTCGGCCTGGTCCAGTTGCTGGACGGCGCACCCTTTCATCTTGTCGCAAAGCTGCAGGGTCGTCGTGGCGAACTCGTCGCTCGCCGTCGCCGCGGTGGCCGGAAGACAGGAAAGAAGGGCGAGGGCGGCAAGAATCGAAGTCTTCTTCATGGCGTTCAAAATCTTCTTCAAATGAAATTCAACGAGACACCTCAAATATTCGGTGCCGACCATTGGAGACGGAATCCCCAATGCCGCCCGGATCATACGAAGCACAGCAGACTTTGGAAAGGATACGCTTCGCACTTGCCATCCGCGCGTTCAGATGCTCATGTCCGCCCGGGCGAGACGCATCTGAGCAAAGGCGATCTGACGTGACGCAGGAAGATATCGCGCAAGACAAGACGGCAAAGTCGCAACGACGCCCGGCCCTCCGTCCCCTGAAATCCCTCTTTCCCTACATGATGCGCTACAAGCCGCAGGTCGCGGCCGCGCTCGTCGCTCTCGTCGTTGCCGCGATGGCGACGCTGACCGTACCGATCGCGGTGCGCCGCATGATCGACCATGGCTTCTCGATCGAAGGCGCCGATCTCATCGGTCGCTACTTCGGCGCGCTCATCGCCATCGTCGCCGTCCTCGCGCTCGCCTCCGCCTGCCGCTACTATTTCGTCATCTGGCTCGGCGAACGGGTGGTGGCGGACCTTCGCTCCGCCGTCTTCGCCCACCTGACGACGCTCTCGCCCGCCTTCTTCGACACCGCCCAGTCCGGCGAGGTGGTCTCGCGGCTCACCGCCGACACCACGCAGATCAAGTCGGCCGTCGGCGCCAGCGCCTCGATCGCGCTGAGAAACCTCGTGCTCTTCATCGGCGCCGTGATCATGATGGTGGTGACGAGCCCGCGCCTGTCCGCCTTCGTGCTGCTCGCCATTCCGGTGATCGTGCTGCCGCTGGTCTGGTTCGGACGCAAGGTGCGCAGTCGCTCCCGCATGGCGCAGGATACCCTTGCCGATGCCGCCGCCTATGCCTCCGAGGCCATCGGCGCGGTGCGCACGCTGCAGGCCTTCACCAACGAGGTCTATGCGACCGGCCGCTTTTCCGGCGCGGTGGAAAAGGCCTTCGACGCCGCCAAGCTGCAAATCAAGGCCCGCGCCTTCCTGACGGCCTTCGCCATCTTCGTCATCTTCGCCTCGGTCGTCGCCGTCCTCTGGATCGGCGCGCAGGACGTGCTCGCCGGCCGCATCACCGCCGGCGCGCTCGGCCAGTTCGTGCTCTATTCGGTCTTTGCCGCCGGGGCGCTCGGCGAACTCAGCCAGGTCTGGGGCGAGCTTTCGCAGGCAGCCGGTGCCGCCGAACGCCTCACCGAACTGCTGGCCGTCGAGCCCGAGGTGACGGCACCCGCCTCCCCGGCAGCCCTGCCCCAGCCGCCGCGCGGCGAAGTCGCCTTCGAGGGCGTCACCTTCGCCTATCCGGGCCGCCCGGACGTGGGCGTCATTTCCGGCATCACCTTCGCGGTGAAGCCGGGCGAGACGGTCGCCATCGTCGGACCGTCCGGCGCTGGCAAGTCGACGCTCTTCCACCTGCTGCTGCGCTTCTACGACCCGCAGTCCGGCAAGGTGCTGCTCGACGGCATGGACGTCTCCACCGTCGATCCTATCGAACTCAGGAAGCGCATCGCCATCGTGCCGCAGGATACGGTGATCTTCGCCACCAGCGCGGCGGAAAACCTGCGCTACGGCAAGCCGGACGCGAGCGAG is part of the Hartmannibacter diazotrophicus genome and encodes:
- a CDS encoding phosphoglycerate kinase, which encodes MSSFKTLDDGDFAGKRVLVRVDLNVPMEKGKVTDTTRIDRIVPTIRELKRMKAKVILLAHFGRPKGEKKPEDSLKPVVGPLAKAIGKPVAFAEDCIGATAKAAIDMLAPGEILLLENTRFYKGEEKNDPAFVAALAELGDAYVNDAFSAAHRAHASTEGLARHLPAYAGRTMQAELEALEAALGNPKRPVVAIVGGAKVSSKIDVLENLCARVDALIIGGGMANTFLAAEDIGVGKSLCEHDLADTARRIMEKAEKAGCAIVLPVDATVAWHFAAGTPSQNYGLDAIPPDGMILDVGPQSIERIHAVIDDAHTLLWNGPLGAFEIEPFDRATVAAAKHAADRTRHGKLVSVAGGGDTVAALNHAGVAGDFSYVSTAGGAFLEWMEGKELPGVAALMN
- a CDS encoding exopolysaccharide biosynthesis protein produces the protein MPFDQSPEIAEIDEMNAEERPRGGRLSDILRTLADDDTQARISLADLVDALRHRAHGALLFIFAVPNVLPTPPGTSAILGAPLIFLAFQLALSRKPWLPKIIANRSMARSDFSRIVERVLPWLARAERLLKPRLTPIVYPPGQNIIGAVCFLLSIILFLPIPLGNIFPALAICILALGLLERDGVWVLAGWLAAASSTVVVSGVVYALAKSALFVISGAFG
- a CDS encoding Bug family tripartite tricarboxylate transporter substrate binding protein; translated protein: MSKDRMDVRRKAEAKPFFLAALALPFALASGGVANAADSCEFFKGKTVEMVVPFSAGGGFDTYGRMVAKFMGDQLGAANMIVRNQPGAGGLLATNQTWATKPDGLTIQLIAISGMVAAELGGADGVLFKTNEFSWIGRISGEPDVITTAPDGGIKTGEDVRAIAAERKVRVGSTGLGSPQYIGSQLLAMFMDDGRVITGFSGSQEVYTSLQRGELDLFVSSLSAAEAAEKAETGRVLWIFGTEGLPERPNVPPLSSAVDAKFERLIQVQADITSAGRALAGPPGMDKDRLQCLRDAFDRTMASDELKAEAKMLNRPIEPLAGSQLAALIGGAMSEPPPEYLKVLRSSFNK
- the rpmE gene encoding 50S ribosomal protein L31, producing the protein MKDGIHPDYHTIKVVMTNGTTFETRSTYGAEGDTLNLDIDPTSHPAWTGGSQQLMDRGGRVSRFKSKFGGLFGG
- a CDS encoding potassium/proton antiporter, whose product is MDQIYMITLVGAGLIIVSAISSLLASRLGAPLLLLLLCIGLLAGEDGMGILFDNGGAAYFIGSLALAVILFDSGFGTSINSFKLAAMPALTLATLGVLLTTGLVALAAHWLFGLDAIESLLMGAIVSSTDAAAVFFLLRVGGVTMRDRVRSTLEVESGSNDPMAIFLTLTLTSLAAMPDMASGSMATALLIGFIRQMGLGLIGGFVGGMLILTIVNRLTLERGLYPIIVLACAIFLFSLVGAIGGSGFLAVYVAGLYAGNRHVRAKATLVRFQEGTTWLAQMIMFLVLGLLATPSQFPAIALPAIAIALFLIFVARPIAVWLCLLPQSFSGRETAFVAWVGLRGAVSILLAILPVIGGVHNGMLFFNTTFIVVLTSLLLQGWTVNPLARWLGLVLPPKIGPIEKVELELPGTANHELLAYRVVPDSPVTRGSRLPRWARPSLVIRDGKSMRYQYAGRLQPGDYVYLFISPRLPPLLDRLFASPAIVSQDDAEFFGEFSIEPDKTMGDLDAIYAVGIEEKTASLSIVDYMTDRLGGHAEAGDRMAVGPIELIVRDCDEAGRIAAVGLSCAPETPRVVKLKTDVMHRLFRQFARFSATRDGEKS
- a CDS encoding ABC transporter transmembrane domain-containing protein, with the protein product MAQDKTAKSQRRPALRPLKSLFPYMMRYKPQVAAALVALVVAAMATLTVPIAVRRMIDHGFSIEGADLIGRYFGALIAIVAVLALASACRYYFVIWLGERVVADLRSAVFAHLTTLSPAFFDTAQSGEVVSRLTADTTQIKSAVGASASIALRNLVLFIGAVIMMVVTSPRLSAFVLLAIPVIVLPLVWFGRKVRSRSRMAQDTLADAAAYASEAIGAVRTLQAFTNEVYATGRFSGAVEKAFDAAKLQIKARAFLTAFAIFVIFASVVAVLWIGAQDVLAGRITAGALGQFVLYSVFAAGALGELSQVWGELSQAAGAAERLTELLAVEPEVTAPASPAALPQPPRGEVAFEGVTFAYPGRPDVGVISGITFAVKPGETVAIVGPSGAGKSTLFHLLLRFYDPQSGKVLLDGMDVSTVDPIELRKRIAIVPQDTVIFATSAAENLRYGKPDASEDEIRAAAEDALATDFIARLPEGFETMLGERGVTLSGGQRQRVAIGRAILKDAPVLLLDEATSALDAESESLVQTALERLMQGRTTLVIAHRLATVQAADRIIVMDGGKIAEIGTHDELVAKGGLYARLARLQFAEGTARPVL